One window of the Candidatus Goldiibacteriota bacterium HGW-Goldbacteria-1 genome contains the following:
- a CDS encoding transcriptional regulator: MKLIIAIIQPYRLEEVKQALYKKDINLMTVSEVLGHGRQMGVNEVYRGIRETGNLLRKLRLEIAVNDKFVEPAVEAIVAGAKTGETGDGKIFILPLEECVRIRTEERGSKAIG; the protein is encoded by the coding sequence ATGAAACTGATAATAGCGATAATTCAGCCGTACAGGCTGGAAGAAGTTAAGCAGGCGCTTTACAAAAAAGACATAAATCTTATGACTGTAAGCGAAGTGCTTGGGCACGGCAGGCAGATGGGCGTAAACGAAGTTTACCGCGGAATAAGGGAAACAGGAAACCTTCTGCGCAAGCTGCGCCTGGAAATTGCGGTAAATGATAAATTTGTGGAACCGGCTGTTGAAGCGATAGTTGCGGGCGCCAAGACAGGCGAGACAGGCGACGGAAAGATATTTATTCTTCCGCTGGAAGAGTGCGTGAGGATAAGGACGGAAGAAAGAGGAAGTAAGGCAATAGGTTAG